Proteins from a genomic interval of Colletotrichum higginsianum IMI 349063 chromosome 6, whole genome shotgun sequence:
- a CDS encoding Short-chain dehydrogenase — protein MSSGLTYLITGANRGIGHGFVSLLLQRPSTTIIAGVRDPSNASSKALADLPKGEGSKLIVVKIDSSVESDPAAAVETIQKEHGIAALDVVIANAGISHTPASVSKVDFKSALDHFAINSVAPLILFDAAAPLLKASASKNPIFVGISSLLGSNGAAEGVAQLPALSPYGASKAALHWFVRRLHFEETWLTAVVFHPGLVETDMASGLSESSGVDLKTLGAITVKQSVDGLVAAIDKANRESSGTFKNYDGTDLPW, from the coding sequence ATGTCTTCCGGCCTCACGTACCTCATCACCGGCGCCAACCGCGGAATCGGCCACGGCTTCGTGTCCCTCCTGCTCCAGCGCCCCTCCACGACAatcatcgccggcgtccgcgACCCGTCAAACGCCTCCTCCAAGGCCCTCGCGGACCTCCCCAAGGGCGAGGGCTCCAagctcatcgtcgtcaagatCGACTCGTCCGTCGAGtccgacccggccgccgccgtcgagaccATCCAGAAGGAgcacggcatcgccgccctcgacgtcgtcatcgccaacgccggcatcTCCCACACCCCGGCCAGCGTCTCCAAGGTCGACTTCAAGTCCGCCCTGGACCACTTCGCTATCAACTCCGTCGCGCCGCTGATCCtcttcgacgccgcggcgccgctgcTCAAGGCCAGCGCATCCAAGAACCCCATCTTCGTCGGCATCTCGTCGCTCCTCGGGAGCaacggggcggcggagggggtcGCGCAGCTGCCGGCGCTCAGCCCGTACGGCGCCAGCAAGGCCGCGCTCCACTGGTTCGTGCGGAGGCTGCACTTCGAGGAGACCTGGCTGACGGCCGTCGTGTTCCACCCGGGCCTGGTGGAGACGGACATGGCGTCGGGGTTGTCGGAGAGCTCGGGCGTCGACCTGAAGACGCTCGGTGCCATCACCGTGAAGCAGAGCGTCGACGGATTGGTGGCTGCCATTGACAAGGCCAACAGGGAGTCGAGCGGCACATTCAAGAACTACGACGGCACCGATCTGCCTTGGTAG
- a CDS encoding 5-methyltetrahydropteroyltriglutamate-homocysteine methyltransferase, which produces MQFLAPSVQKELMAAKNHQKPPFRAEHMGSLLRPKALSEKRIALDGSKAAEIAADEELNRLEEEGVRAIVKTQQDLGFRAVNDGEYRRHQFWGNFFTGLEGFEEVDAPSRGIFRMYVPDIAAFVESDHKPGESIVCTGKIKHKGSTYLREWEFLKSNVPHGRVKEAKLTLPAPEWYHLRYQKGHAYPKDVYANDGEYFADIAKAYRTELDVLYSHGVRNVTIDDPNLAYFCSEKMLQGFKDAGEDSDALLRSYIRLYNDCISSRPADMHLGIHLCRGNSAYSRHFSEGGYGRVASRLFNDIDADTYFLEYDTDRAGGFEPLRALPAHKNVVLGVVTSKFAELEDLETLRGRVFQAAEFVAEGAGQTREQALSRIGVSPQCGFASHHLGNSISHEDMMNKLKLVRRLAESIWPGEP; this is translated from the exons ATGCAGTTCCTAGCCCCGTCCGTCCAGAAGGAACTCATGGCGGCCAAAAACCACCAAAAGCCTCCCTTCCGCGCCGAGCACATGGGCTCGCTGCTGCGGCCCAAGGCCTTGTCCGAGAAACGCATCGCCCTGGACGGCagcaaggccgccgagatcgccgcggacgaggagctgaaccgtctcgaggaagagggcgtgCGCGCCATCGTCAAGACGCAGCAGGACCTCGGCTTCCGCGccgtcaacgacggcgaATACCGCCGCCACCAGTTCTGGGGCAACTTCTTCACCGGCTTGGAGGGcttcgaggaggtcgacgcgCCGAGCCGGGGCATTTTCCGCATGTACGTGCCGGACATTGCGGCTTTTG TCGAGAGCGACCACAAGCCCGGCGAGTCCATCGTTTGCACCGGTAAGATCAAGCACAAGGGCAGTACATATCTGCGAGAGTGGGAATTCTTGAAGAGCAACGTCCCGCACGGGcgcgtcaaggaggccaagctGACCCTCCCGGCGCCCGAATGGTATCACCTGCGGTACCAGAAGGGACACGCGTACCCCAAAGACGTTTATGCCAATGATGGAGAGTACTTCGCCGACATCGCCAAGGCGTACCGCACCGAACTGGATGTCCTGTACAGCCATGGCGTACGGAACGTTACAATTGACGACCCCAACTTGGCGT ACTTCTGCTCGGAAAAGATGCTCCAGGGCTTCAAGGACGCAGGTGAAGACTCGGACGCCCTGCTGCGGTCCTACATCAGGCTGTACAACGACTGCATCTCCTCGCGGCCCGCCGACATGCATCTTGGCATCCACCTCTGCCGCGGCAACTCCGCCTATTCGCGACACTTCTCCGAGGGCGGCTACGGCCGCGTCGCGTCGCGGCTGTTCAAcgacatcgacgccgacaccTACTTCCTCGAGTACGACACGGACCGCGCCGGCGGGTTCGAGCCCCTTCGGGCGCTGCCCGCGCACAAGAACGTCGTCCTGGGCGTCGTCACATCCAAGTTCgcggagctcgaggacctcgaaACGCTGAGGGGGCGGGTATTCCAGGCGGCCGAGTTCGTGGCCGAGGGTGCGGGCCAGACGCGCGAGCAGGCGTTGTCGAGGATCGGGGTCAGCCCGCAGTGTGGATTCGCGAGCCACCATCTGGGCAATTCGATCTCGCATGAGGACATGATGAACAAGCTGAAGCTGGTAAGACGGTTGGCCGAATCCATCTGGCCGGGCGAGCCTTGA
- a CDS encoding Dynactin Arp1 p25 subunit codes for MSRRPAKGDYIETDTGNKVARKATLVGTQNIMLGGKTVIQPEVMIRGDLARSAQPSAGGAPANSTAVAIGRYCFLSRGTVLRPPGRMYKGAFTYLPLRMGDHVFVGQNVVIQAASIGSHIHIGRDCVIGEFAIVKDYVRILEGTIVPPNMVIPSFSVVAGQPARVVGEVPEGGHEAFELRELYKTVGNNPQPLPA; via the exons ATGTCGCGACGACCGGCAAAAGGAGACTACATCGAGACC GACACGGGCAACAAGGTCGCCCGCAAGGCGACGCTCGTCGGCACCCAAAACATCATGCTGGGTGGCAAGACCGTCATCCAGCCCGAGGTCATGATCCGCGGCGACCTCGCCCGCTCGGCACAGccctccgccggcggcgcccccgCGAACAGCacggccgtcgccatcggccgATACTGCTTCCTCTCGCGAGGCACCGTGCTCCGGCCGCCGGGACGGATGTATAAAGG GGCCTTTACGTACCTGCCCCTCCGCATGGGCGACCATGTCTTCGTCGGCCAGAACGTCGTCATCCAGGCCGCCTCGATCGGCTCGCACATCCACATCGGCCGCGACTGCGTCATCGGCGAgttcgccatcgtcaaggacTACGTGCGCATCCTCGAGGGCACCATCGTGCCTCCCAACATGGTCATCCCGAGCTTCAGCGTCGTCGCTGGCCAGCCCGCCCGCGTTGTCGGCGAGGTGCCCGAGGGGGGCCACGAGGCGTTTGAGCTGCGCGAGCTGTACAAGACGGTCGGGAACAACCCACAGCCTTTGCCTGCGTAG
- a CDS encoding WD domain-containing protein, translating to MEPHWNPNLEEQALARVHRMGQTREVTTVRLYMRDSFEEQVMEVQKTKKQLAGLLLSPHDGSQTDDSLSGLQVGG from the exons ATGGAGCCTCACTG GAATCCCAACCTCGAAGAGCAGGCACTTGCTCGCGTGCACCGAATGGGACAGACTCGCGAGGTGACAACCGTGCGTCTCTACATGCGAGACTCCTTTGAAGAG CAAGTAATGGAGGTTCAGAAGACAAAGAAGCAGCTTGCCGGACTGCTGCTGTCGCCGCACGACGGTAGCCAGACGGACGACAGTCTGAGCGGCTTGCAGGTGGGTGGTTGA
- a CDS encoding NACHT domain-containing protein, with amino-acid sequence MRRLTPLLNGIEHYSKVMEILCNGTPFLSWVWAPVTLILRIACEYVEAFEHIMKGYSRIASFMTRFELLSKAYASDHGFQQSLAAFYDDILQFHTHAYKFVRRNGWKLLFVTSWGRLQRRFDNILGDMEKHGDLIDKDTNALNIVESRQMRQDIRQWREESLENLSNQEAEQSAKQYQSITSWLKYDESDQLAIFDSISAEARKYPGTCSWFIQSSRVRAWLQRKADTPSLWLQGIPGSGKSFICAELINFMKADKRFVLYHFCSDSYASSTMYEQILRSLLLQLVQKNSDSVAHVYDKYILGKRAPTVPALEHLLQDLIKVNCGEPGQTEYIWVVLDGLGECQPGKQARVATLMKSITSSSSSSASGGTICKALISCQASIAISTHLRNDQKLSLTNEKVNMEKAIRKYASHRLQSLCRRFTQLGLTRDEIEDIECSIAKKADALFAKSDYS; translated from the exons ATGCGCCGGCTGACGCCTCTACTCAACGGCATAGAGCACTACTCGAAGGTCATGGAAATTCTTTGTAATGGAACGCCTTTTCTGTCTTGGGTTTGGGCACCTGTCACTCTCATCCTGCGGATTGCCTGCGAGTACGTCGAGGCGTTTGAGCACATCATGAAGGGGTACTCGCGCATTGCCTCCTTCATGACGAGGTTCGAGCTTCTCAGCAAGGCATATGCCAGCGACCATGGCTTCCAGCAATCATTGGCGGCATTTTACGACGACATATTGCAATTTCATACCCATGCTTACAAGTTTGTTCGTCGCAACG GCTGGAAGCTCCTGTTCGTCACTTCGTGGGGCCGGTTGCAGAGGAGATTCGACAACATCCTCGGAGACATGGAAAAACATGGCGACTTGATCGACAAAGATACCAATGCTCTGAACATAGTCGAGTCTCGACAAATGCGCCAAGATATCCGTCAATGGAGAGAAGAGAGCCTGGAGAACCTCAGCAACCAAGAAGCAGAGCAATCTGCCAAGCAGTACCAGTCCATCACATCATGGCTCAAGTATGACGAGTCTGATCAACTGGCAATATTTGATTCAATCTCAGCAGAGGCGAGAAAATACCCTGGGACCTGTTCATGGTTCATTCAGTCTTCTAGGGTGAGGGCATGGCTCCAGCGCAAAGCAGACACTCCGTCGCTCTGGTTGCAAGGCATTCCTGGGTCCGGCAAGTCCTTCATATGCGCGGAACTCATCAACTTCATGAAGGCTGACAAGAGGTTCGTTCTTTACCATTTTTGTTCCGATTCTTATGCTTCATCGACAATGTACGAGCAAATTCTTCGGTCATTGCTTCTGCAGCTTGTTCAGAAAAACAGCGACTCAGTCGCGCACGTCTACGACAAGTACATTCTGGGCAAGAGAGCTCCTACCGTCCCCGCCCTCGAACACCTGCTACAAGACCTTATCAAGGTCAATTGTGGTGAGCCAGGTCAGACAGAGTACATTTGGGTGGTGCTTGATGGCCTTGGTGAGTGCCAGCCCGGAAAGCAAGCTCGCGTGGCAACTCTGATGAAAAGCATcacgtcgagctcgtcctcgtctgcAAGTGGTGGCACCATTTGCAAAGCCCTCATATCCTGCCAAGCTTCAATAGCGATTTCAACCCATCTCAGAAACGATCAGAAACTATCTCTCACCAACGAGAAAGTCAACATGGAGAAAGCAATCCGGAAGTATGCATCGCACAGGCTGCAGTCCCTTTGCCGAAGGTTCACGCAGCTTGGCCTGACTCGAGACGAAATCGAAGATATCGAGTGTAGCATTGCTAAGAAAGCTGACG CACTATTTGCAAAGTCCGATTACTCATAG